Proteins from one Homalodisca vitripennis isolate AUS2020 chromosome 3, UT_GWSS_2.1, whole genome shotgun sequence genomic window:
- the LOC124357063 gene encoding proteoglycan 4-like: protein MLPGLQFFVSATAWYCKLCDTWIGDLHCASVHLKSALHSEKYSAFTETNPHWEVDWLARRTRAYEQTAEDRSRIDVSKQQISKHIKNESSQSPSLSELIRSDGIVLKSDKSKLVKTASEQLMSALQDSTEKDNEKHTKESSGKRKKKSRSTSSSSSSSSSSSSSSSSSDFKLKNIEDESIRIAMRKKKNKINESTPQHLILPEIQKLKSKWDSPEKEMIENVINKEGTLETMAGDDKLLREWMEIANKPNPDEQILNELSNRMKLKQQIDKSIKKLNAIEKQKADREERLRNHHEDRRKSSSRDRRNEKSDRYEKRKDNTERYDKRYGSSHKNIRKDDKSGSSSRSSKQRYSDKASERGYKKDSKPKLESKSISSRHSDGKFKSEEGRTKNEDTEKIKEDKPVKPDKSIVSRKGLWVPSKSALDPNGSSSDNEADGQKSDKSPFESSFQKKEIKKTISINVSKTKLPFIGKMPFMNKFGPKKSDEVPQGCENKVVGEEKVESDEMENRNLIWPNIPQVEHHEPEQKVQSNEESTQNIKTEINTSGEVSIQKTSQDKQPNPNTLNTNLTPTSKANIEAQTSIMMPVKTTLAQRVATAKKLVASMTKTEHTSDGPVDMEIDDEDKPEESLPIDFQTTLEILFPAENPGSHIIEVTEVPPSSGEDVRELQTKNSPNISNSTLQSNQIAPNINNQPGLNGQPSVPGPVEPSGPNVGILPSQIGDRNTLSTHYEHLGLGQINHMASVPGPVGPVGIHPSDQGPIPIDVRIKESRPVGTVHVGQMQMGSRPIDYGQMSSRAPGPGSMDCGPMGPGPMLDHGPMGPGMMDRGPIGPGPMNHGPMGPGSMGPGMIDRGPIGPGPMNHGPMGPGPIEHGPMGPGPMDRGPMGPGPMDRGPMGPGPMDRGPMGPGPMDRGPMGPGQMERGPMGPGPMERGPMGPGLMERGPMGPGPMERVPMGPGPMGLGPRGPGPMGPRPMECGPMGPVPVRPRPHGPMMGPGPRPHLLPMGAQPVGPRQMAPPPPPPGFPSGPRPVSPDISAEDSFKKKNPPSQKKRQQLKRRREELEAKDKELKEKIAQQLEVIAQKQKDEKEKEAKQKTLDELAMLGIDESDLAAQTV, encoded by the exons ATGCTTCCAGGACTTCAGTTCTTCGTCTCCGCCACTGCGTGGTATTGTAAGCTGTGTGACACATGGATCGGTGATCTTCACTGTGCATCTGTCCACCTCAAGTCTGCTCTGCATTCTGAAAAATATTCT GCTTTCACGGAAACTAATCCTCACTGGGAAGTTGACTGGCTTGCTAGAAGAACTCGTGCTTATGAGCAAACTGCTGAAGATCGGAGTCGGATAGATGTCAGCAAACAGCAGATAAGTAAGCATATAAAAAATGAATCATCACAGTCTCCTTCACTATCAGAATTAATCAGAAGTGATGGCATTGTACTTAAGTCAGATAAATCAAAACTGGTGAAGACAGCAAGTGAACAACTTATGTCAGCTCTTCAAGATAGTACAGAGAAAGACAATGAAAAACATACGAAAGAATCATCAGGTAAACGGAAAAAAAAGTCACGGTCAACCTCTTCTAGCTCTAGTTCAAGTTCAAGCTCTTCCAGTAGCTCTTCTtcttctgattttaaattaaaaaatattgaggaTGAAAGTATCAGAATTGCTATgaggaaaaagaaaaataaaattaatgaatctaCTCCACAACATTTAATTCTTCCTGAGATTCAAAAATTAAAGAGTAAGTGGGATTCTCCTGAAAAAGAAAtgattgaaaatgtaattaacaaagAAGGAACATTAGAAACCATGGCTGGAGATGATAAGTTGCTTAGAGAATGGATGGAAATAGCTAATAAACCAAATCCTGATGAACAGATTTTAAATGAATTGTCTAATCGAATGAAGTTAAAACAACAGATtgataaatctattaaaaaacttaatgcCATTGAGAAGCAAAAAGCAGATAGGGAGGAAAGGCTTAGAAATCACCACGAAGATAGAAGGAAAAGTTCTTCACGAGacagaagaaatgaaaaatcagATAGATATGAAAAGAGAAAAGATAACACAGAGAGATATGACAAGAGATATGGAAGCtcacataaaaatattagaaaggaTGACAAATCTGGAAGTAGTAGTAGATCAAGTAAACAAAGATATAGCGACAAGGCATCTGAAAGAGGGTATAAAAAGGATAGCAAACCTAAATTGGAATCAAAATCTATTTCTTCTAGACATTCAGATGGAAAATTCAAATCTGAAGAAGGTAGGACAAAAAATGAAGATACTGAAAAAATAAAGGAGGATAAACCAGTAAAACCAGACAAGTCTATTGTAAGCCGCAAAGGGTTATGGGTTCCTTCAAAAAGTGCACTGGATCCTAATGGCAGTAGCTCAGACAATGAAGCAGATGGACAAAAATCTGACAAAAGTCCATTTGAATCTAGTTTTCAgaaaaaagagattaaaaaaacaatttctataaaTGTATCCAAAACAAAACTTCCATTTATTGGGAAGATGCCTTTTATGAATAAGTTTGGGCCTAAAAAGTCTGATGAAGTTCCACAAGGATGTGAAAATAAGGTAGTTGGTGAAGAAAAAGTCGAAAGTGATGAAATGGAAAATCGTAATTTAATTTGGCCTAATATTCCTCAAGTAGAACATCATGAACCTGAACAAAAGGTTCAGTCTAATGAAGAATCCACTcagaatataaaaactgaaattaatacCTCTGGAGAGGTATCAATCCAGAAGACCAGTCAAGATAAACAACCAAATCCAAATACTCTAAATACTAATCTTACTCCCACCAGCAAAGCTAATATAGAAGCTCAAACATCTATAATGATGCCAGTAAAAACAACTTTAGCACAAAGAGTAGCTACTGCCAAGAAGCTTGTAGCCTCAATGACTAAAACAGAGCATACATCTGATGGCCCAGTCGATATGGAAATAGATGATGAGGATAAACCAGAAGAATCTTTGCCTATTGATTTTCAAACCACATTagaaatcctgtttcctgcaGAAAATCCAGGATCACATATAATAGAAGTAACAGAGGTACCACCTAGTTCAGGAGAGGATGTACGTGAGTTACAAACTAAAAATTCTCCGAATATATCTAATTCAACattacaatcaaatcaaattgCTCCCAATATTAACAACCAACCTGGTCTTAATGGGCAACCATCTGTGCCAGGTCCAGTAGAACCCTCTGGACCAAACGTTGGAATTTTGCCATCACAGATAGGAGATAGAAACACACTATCTACACATTATGAACATTTAGGATTGGGGCAAATAAATCATATGGCTTCAGTACCAGGACCAGTGGGGCCAGTCGGAATTCATCCAAGTGATCAAGGACCTATTCCAATAGATGTTAGAATTAAAGAGTCCAGACCAGTCGGAACTGTGCATGTGGGACAAATGCAAATGGGTTCTCGACCAATTGATTATGGGCAGATGAGCTCAAGGGCACCAGGGCCTGGATCAATGGATTGTGGTCCAATGGGGCCAGGACCAATGCTTGATCATGGGCCAATGGGACCAGGAATGATGGATCGAGGGCCAATAGGACCAGGGCCAATGAATCATGGGCCAATGGGGCCAGGATCAATGGGACCGGGAATGATAGATCGTGGTCCAATAGGACCAGGACCAATGAATCATGGGCCAATGGGACCAGGGCCAATTGAACATGGTCCAATGGGGCCAGGACCAATGGATCGTGGTCCAATGGGTCCAGGACCGATGGATCGAGGTCCAATGGGACCAGGACCGATGGATCGTGGTCCAATGGGGCCAGGACCGATGGATCGTGGGCCAATGGGGCCAGGACAAATGGAACGAGGGCCAATGGGGCCAGGACCGATGGAACGAGGGCCAATGGGGCCAGGACTGATGGAACGAGGGCCAATGGGGCCAGGACCGATGGAACGAGTTCCAATGGGGCCAGGACCAATGGGACTGGGACCAAGGGGACCTGGGCCTATGGGACCAAGACCAATGGAATGTGGCCCAATGGGTCCAGTACCAGTACGACCAAGGCCACATGGACCTATGATGGGACCAGGTCCAAGACCTCACTTACTACCTATGGGAGCACAACCTGTAGGTCCGAGACAAATGGCTCCACCACCTCCACCTCCTGGATTTCCATCTGGTCCTAGACCAGTGAGCCCAGATATCTCAGCTGAAGattcttttaagaaaaaaaatccaccGTCTCAGAAAAAAAGACAGCAATTAAAACGGCGAAGAGAAGAATTGGAAGCAAAAGATAAAGAACTCAAAGAAAAGATTGCCCAGCAATTAGAGGTTATTGCTCAAAAACAGAAGGATGAAAAGGAGAAAGAAGCAAAGCAAAAAACTCTTGATGAATTGGCAATGCTTGGAATAGATGAAAGTGATTTAGCTGCACAGACTGTTTAA
- the LOC124357064 gene encoding uncharacterized protein LOC124357064: MIKLCLLVMCTGAGVLAVTQEQLAQYVAAQQTGHKQQSVSVVPRARQAYALQSAEDAGESAYQQAYQAAYQQAAAAYQPQAAAAYQPQAAPQATSYKSFSSSVGVGKDYQPVYYRPAPGVPQYHDPAQLQPLRKLRPLPGAPDKEPEEDYDPNPAYQFSFDVKDDEFTNYQNRKEQREGDKISGSYSVVDSDGYIRTVTYTADPKEGFKADVSREPTDIRVKLPQPPSALPQQYQQIPQQLVRKQQTQQYLEASAHAGPSPQYAARPQAAVAYVAPQFVAAPQYVGKSSAPATAGLSAYSGPHRLAAPVKAKAAAIGYASQQPTASPILYQAYQQ; the protein is encoded by the exons TTATGTTTGCTGGTTATGTGTACGGGGGCGGGAGTGCTGGCAGTGACCCAGGAGCAGCTCGCTCAATACGTTGCAGCCCAGCAGACGGGTCACAAGCAGCAGTCAGTATCAGTGGTGCCCAGAGCTAGACAGGCCTACGCCCTGCAGTCTGCTGAAGACGCGGGAGAATCCGCCTATCAGCAGGCCTATCAGGCAGCATACCag CAAGCAGCCGCCGCCTACCAACCACAAGCAGCCGCCGCCTACCAGCCGCAAGCAGCTCCTCAAGCCACCAGCTACAAGTCGTTCTCCAGCAGCGTCGGAGTGGGCAAGGACTACCAGCCGGTGTACTACCGACCCGCTCCAGGCGTGCCACAGTACCATGATCCCGCCCAGTTGCAGCCCCTCAGGAAGCTCAGGCCACTgccaggtgcacctgacaaggagcCCGAGGAGGACTATGAC CCCAATCCAGCTTACCAGTTTTCATTCGATGTGAAAGACGATGAATTCACCAACTATCAGAACCGCAAGGAGCAACGAGAGGGCGACAAGATCTCTGGCAGCTACAGCGTAGTTGACAGTGATGGCTACATCCGCACCGTTACTTACACAGCGGACCCCAAGGAG GGCTTTAAGGCTGACGTCTCCCGTGAGCCAACAGACATTAGAGTGAAGCTGCCTCAGCCACCATCGGCACTGCCACAACAGTATCAGCAGATTCCTCAGCAGTTGGTCCGTAAACAGCAAACCCAGCAGTACTTGGAG GCATCAGCGCACGCAGGTCCGTCCCCACAGTATGCCGCGAGGCCACAAGCGGCAGTAGCATATGTGGCCCCCCAATTCGTGGCCGCTCCCCAATACGTAGGGAAGTCTAGTGCTCCAGCCACCGCAGGTCTGAGTGCCTACTCCGGACCGCACCGCCTGGCCGCTCCTGTTAAAGCCAAGGCGGCAGCCATCGGTTACGCCTCACAACAGCCGACTGCATCGCCGATTCTGTATCAGGCGTACCAACAGTGA